A section of the Streptomyces sp. Je 1-369 genome encodes:
- a CDS encoding beta-ketoacyl synthase N-terminal-like domain-containing protein, with amino-acid sequence MSDRVAVVGMSIRAANVRNTADFWRLISTGRSGRQEISPEDLARRGVPERRYKNPAYVPVEFPMADALACDLRAFGFTRTEAELTDPQHRVMLEACYRAVESSGCFIGSLPDRVGVFLGSRTTDYGARIEYRSAAADRDLDTAGLAIGTDPDYMSSRISYAYGLTGPSMTVLTACSSSSVAVHLACQAILAGECDAALAGGVAVNVRDAGYLFAENGIYSPRGRCEPYTTAADGTVDGNGVAVLFLRRLDAALAAGNPILGVVAGTAVNNDGRERAGFTAPGVAGQTELVEEALDVAELSASAIGLLEGHGSGTRIGDALEIEAATQAFRSSGAEAGKCRLHSVKANIGNLTAAAGAAGIIGSLLALRHGEIPPNAPLVAGGTPTDLRGTPFSLADRPTPWPRSDRGRYAAVSSFGLGGTNAHVVIGDAEREVRLAERKGRSWQLLPLSADDPERLAATVDAARGTVAGATADTRRDIGHTLRTGRPQLTTRATALIPVDGSAADVRWPARERFHAAPEGPPALVFMLPGDDVPAPDAARALYEAEPVFRATVDDGLAVMEEVLAPEAFAAVRDAFRRGASRQDGLADTPLTTRPVLHLLATGQHAFLADLGIGPDLLVGHGVGELTAARLSGVLSSEDAARAVCRRAQTLADAHEGAEAAVRFTRQMREVRLHAPTTPTLSAATGTWLTAEEACDPGYWGAQPGEPAAPDDAVRTLAVEHPGAVCLQLGGGTSLLRAARLAGAAEDTTLAVLPEGEAAPGHSLLRTVGDLWERGIRIDWDAYAERDHARRIDTLPREFDRTPCLHPVLQDHGPGTDPAERTGKQVGR; translated from the coding sequence ATGTCTGATCGTGTTGCCGTGGTAGGGATGTCGATCCGTGCGGCGAATGTGCGGAATACGGCGGACTTCTGGCGACTCATCAGCACGGGCCGTTCCGGTCGGCAAGAAATCAGCCCCGAGGATCTGGCGCGGCGCGGAGTTCCCGAGCGCCGCTACAAGAACCCCGCATATGTTCCGGTCGAATTCCCGATGGCAGATGCACTTGCATGCGATCTGCGGGCATTCGGATTCACCAGGACAGAGGCGGAACTGACCGATCCGCAGCATCGCGTAATGCTGGAAGCCTGCTATCGGGCGGTGGAGAGTTCGGGATGCTTCATCGGTTCGCTGCCGGATCGGGTCGGAGTGTTCCTCGGGTCCCGGACGACCGACTACGGCGCGCGGATCGAATACCGGTCGGCGGCAGCCGACCGTGATCTTGATACCGCCGGTCTCGCCATCGGAACCGACCCGGACTACATGTCCAGCCGAATTTCCTATGCCTACGGTCTCACCGGCCCTTCGATGACCGTCCTGACCGCCTGCTCGTCATCGAGCGTCGCCGTGCACCTGGCGTGTCAGGCGATCCTCGCGGGCGAGTGCGACGCGGCGCTGGCCGGCGGGGTGGCGGTCAACGTGCGGGACGCGGGCTACCTGTTCGCCGAGAACGGCATCTACTCACCGCGAGGGCGCTGCGAGCCGTACACGACCGCGGCCGACGGCACCGTGGACGGCAACGGCGTCGCCGTCCTCTTCCTGCGCCGCCTGGACGCGGCACTGGCCGCGGGCAACCCGATCCTCGGCGTGGTGGCCGGTACGGCCGTGAACAACGACGGCAGGGAACGGGCGGGCTTCACCGCGCCAGGGGTGGCCGGACAGACCGAGTTGGTCGAAGAGGCCCTGGACGTAGCCGAGTTGAGTGCTTCCGCCATCGGTCTCCTCGAAGGCCACGGCTCGGGCACGCGCATCGGGGACGCACTGGAGATCGAGGCCGCGACCCAGGCGTTCCGGTCCTCGGGAGCGGAAGCGGGCAAGTGCCGGCTCCACTCCGTCAAGGCGAACATCGGGAACCTCACCGCGGCCGCGGGCGCGGCCGGCATCATCGGCTCCCTCCTGGCCCTGAGGCACGGCGAGATCCCGCCCAACGCCCCCCTCGTGGCGGGAGGAACACCGACGGACCTGCGCGGTACGCCGTTCTCGCTGGCGGACAGACCGACCCCCTGGCCCCGTTCGGACCGTGGACGTTACGCGGCCGTCAGTTCGTTCGGCCTCGGCGGCACGAACGCGCACGTCGTCATCGGCGACGCCGAGCGGGAGGTGCGGCTCGCCGAACGCAAGGGCCGCTCCTGGCAGTTGCTGCCGCTCTCCGCGGACGACCCGGAACGCCTGGCGGCCACCGTCGACGCGGCGCGTGGGACCGTGGCCGGAGCCACGGCCGACACCCGGCGGGACATCGGACACACGCTGCGCACCGGACGCCCGCAGCTCACCACGCGCGCGACCGCGCTGATCCCCGTCGACGGCAGCGCGGCCGACGTGCGCTGGCCCGCCCGGGAGCGGTTCCACGCCGCCCCCGAAGGGCCCCCGGCCCTCGTCTTCATGCTGCCGGGGGACGACGTCCCGGCGCCGGACGCGGCGCGCGCGCTCTACGAGGCGGAGCCGGTCTTCCGGGCGACCGTGGACGACGGACTCGCCGTCATGGAAGAGGTGCTGGCTCCCGAGGCGTTCGCGGCCGTGCGCGACGCGTTCCGGCGCGGCGCGTCCCGGCAGGACGGGCTCGCCGACACCCCGCTGACCACCCGGCCCGTACTGCACCTGCTGGCCACCGGGCAGCACGCGTTCCTCGCCGACCTGGGAATCGGCCCGGACCTGCTTGTGGGGCACGGCGTGGGGGAGCTGACCGCCGCCCGGTTGAGCGGAGTCCTCTCCTCCGAGGACGCGGCCCGGGCCGTGTGCCGACGCGCCCAGACCCTCGCGGACGCGCACGAAGGAGCGGAGGCCGCCGTCCGCTTCACCCGGCAGATGCGCGAGGTGCGGCTGCACGCCCCCACGACACCGACGCTCTCCGCGGCCACCGGAACGTGGCTGACCGCCGAGGAGGCGTGCGACCCCGGGTACTGGGGCGCCCAACCGGGCGAGCCGGCCGCGCCCGACGACGCCGTACGCACCCTCGCGGTCGAGCACCCCGGTGCCGTCTGCCTCCAGTTGGGCGGCGGGACGAGCCTGCTGCGGGCCGCCCGGCTCGCCGGAGCGGCCGAGGACACCACCCTGGCCGTGCTGCCCGAAGGGGAAGCCGCACCGGGCCACTCGCTGCTCCGGACGGTCGGCGACCTGTGGGAACGGGGCATCCGGATCGACTGGGACGCCTACGCCGAACGCGACCACGCGCGACGGATCGACACCCTGCCCCGGGAGTTCGACCGGACCCCCTGCCTGCACCCGGTGCTGCAGGACCACGGCCCGGGGACCGACCCCGCGGAACGCACAGGAAAGCAGGTCGGCCGATGA
- a CDS encoding non-ribosomal peptide synthetase, which yields MTYGTDANPVSLSQQRLWFAEQLVPGTALHHLCAQFAVRGELDVPALERAVNGVLDRHEVLRARFGVVDGVLVQEARDEAPVAVRTIEARDDAAVLAGAEEFAREPFDLTRTPLVRVGLVRGGEGAGVLVFVLHRIVADTRSMDLFLSEVAALYRQDGPGGNADPHEVPLRYADFAERQREEAGTLSAVERRAAQTSELAGFPPVLDLPADRPRPAVQTFAASSLSWHVRPSQARDFERVATECGTTLETMLLASFSAVLSLWSGQSRLLLATPAASRPQAGTERLIGPFDNTLVIPADMTGDPMFAAYVERLRDAHRRADARGVPFEELVDGLAPERSLSHHPLVQAMLTFRSDPGPRMEIPGAELEPVGTGCPPSQFDLALTVTPADGGLDCRLRYATDLFDHVTAERFGRHLRRLWDVVAADPDVRVGGIDLADARERAELNELGTGPARPVDARALPVRLSGTARRRPDDVAVKAADGEYTYAQFIARATAIGAELAARGLRPGELAGVALPRGRDLPAGLLGVWLAGGAYVPLDPAYPRARLEHMTADAGIKVLLSTSDLADRVPVPAGTEVFLLDGPASTLPATAPEPVTDGDSVAYVIYTSGSTGRPKGVLVDHASLGNLLDDFASESEFGASDRLLALTSLSFDIAGLELWLPLLTGGTLVIGPPGAGGDPERLHELLTDEDITVVQATPATWKLYTASTRAAPPALRQIWSGGEHLPHSLAQALTALGPEVHNLYGPTETTIWSTRAVLRRHDSVTGIGRPLSNTSLFVIDAAGRQVPMGLPGELCIGGAGLALGYLGRPELTAERFTAVQDVPVYRTGDLVRWRSDGNLEYLGRLDDQVKVRGHRVEPGEVDAVAEACPGVRDACTLAVTTSAGEDQLVTFVTPRSDARSGDSMDDWRTLWETTYAEGEPAAEDDLNLKGWQSSYSKQPLPEADMRDWVARTVERISGTGARTFAEIGCGTGLLLLRLAPAADRYLGVDFSAKAVGHVEDAVVRRGITDRVRLVTAPATEIAGVAAGELFDCVVINSVAQYFPSLDYLSEVLAEASRIVAPGGHVFIGDLRSLRLAEAFHASVLRTDERIRPAELRALAARHALEEDELLVDPGYFARLQDELPAVTGIQVSLKTSGYDNEMTRFRYDVLLRIGGEAPDQADPRESHDWDGTGGLAGLEELLATSDAAAVVVDGIPNARVARFARLLTDEETRTDEETRSDEETPPPLCSPEEIDGTAERHGWQTHHAWSRCLPGEGRIRTTFTRRGRAEGRFIHERPAVDGPVGNDPRQGALLRVLKHSTRAHLRQALPEYMVPSRVLTLPVLPLTPNGKTDRNALRSIARQQTSGTDHVPPTGPVQDLLHETWCGVLGVSRVSVVENIFDAGSTSLLVVRVRQELRDRHGIDVPLTAFFTYPTISSLAEVLEPEQSGRTAGERVPSPRTRNATAARRRSHRRNEERRR from the coding sequence ATGACGTACGGCACGGACGCGAACCCGGTCTCCCTGTCGCAGCAGCGGCTCTGGTTCGCCGAGCAGCTGGTGCCGGGGACGGCTCTGCACCACCTGTGCGCACAGTTCGCCGTACGCGGCGAGCTGGACGTACCCGCTCTCGAACGGGCGGTCAACGGCGTGCTCGACCGGCACGAGGTGCTGCGGGCCCGCTTCGGCGTCGTGGACGGTGTCCTCGTCCAGGAAGCGCGGGACGAGGCACCCGTCGCCGTACGGACGATCGAAGCCCGCGACGACGCCGCGGTCCTGGCCGGAGCGGAGGAGTTCGCCCGCGAACCCTTCGACCTCACCCGCACGCCCCTGGTACGCGTGGGCCTGGTGCGGGGCGGCGAGGGCGCCGGAGTGCTGGTGTTCGTGCTCCACCGCATCGTGGCGGACACCCGGTCCATGGACCTCTTCCTCAGCGAGGTCGCGGCGCTCTACCGGCAGGACGGTCCCGGCGGGAACGCGGACCCGCACGAGGTGCCCCTCCGGTACGCCGATTTCGCCGAGCGGCAGCGCGAGGAGGCGGGCACCCTGTCGGCCGTCGAACGCCGTGCGGCGCAGACGAGCGAGCTGGCCGGGTTCCCGCCGGTCCTCGACCTGCCGGCCGATCGCCCGCGGCCCGCCGTGCAGACGTTCGCGGCCTCGTCCCTCTCCTGGCACGTCCGGCCGTCGCAGGCAAGGGACTTCGAGAGGGTGGCGACGGAGTGCGGCACCACCCTGGAGACGATGCTGCTGGCCTCGTTCTCGGCGGTGCTGAGTCTGTGGTCGGGGCAGTCCCGCCTCCTGCTGGCCACCCCGGCGGCCTCCCGCCCACAGGCCGGCACCGAGCGGCTGATCGGGCCCTTCGACAACACCCTCGTGATCCCCGCGGACATGACCGGCGACCCGATGTTCGCCGCGTACGTCGAGCGCCTGCGTGACGCGCACCGAAGGGCCGACGCGCGAGGCGTTCCGTTCGAGGAACTCGTCGACGGCCTGGCACCTGAGCGAAGCCTGTCCCACCACCCGCTGGTCCAAGCGATGCTGACGTTCCGCAGCGACCCCGGACCCCGCATGGAGATCCCGGGCGCCGAACTGGAACCGGTCGGCACCGGCTGCCCGCCGTCCCAGTTCGACCTGGCGCTGACCGTCACCCCGGCCGACGGCGGCCTCGACTGCCGGCTGCGGTACGCGACGGACCTCTTCGACCACGTGACGGCGGAGCGGTTCGGCCGGCACCTGAGGCGGCTGTGGGACGTCGTCGCCGCCGACCCGGACGTCCGCGTCGGGGGCATCGACCTGGCGGACGCGCGGGAGCGCGCCGAACTGAACGAGCTCGGCACGGGACCCGCCCGCCCGGTCGACGCCCGCGCCCTGCCCGTCAGGCTGTCCGGGACGGCACGCCGTCGGCCGGACGACGTGGCGGTGAAGGCGGCCGACGGCGAGTACACCTACGCGCAGTTCATCGCACGGGCAACGGCCATCGGCGCGGAGCTTGCGGCACGCGGGCTGCGGCCGGGCGAGCTGGCCGGCGTCGCCCTCCCGCGCGGCCGCGACCTGCCGGCGGGCCTGCTCGGCGTCTGGCTGGCGGGAGGTGCCTACGTACCTCTCGACCCGGCGTACCCGCGCGCCCGCCTCGAACACATGACGGCGGACGCCGGCATCAAGGTGCTGCTGAGCACGAGCGACCTCGCGGACCGCGTTCCGGTCCCCGCGGGCACCGAGGTGTTCCTGCTGGACGGACCGGCGTCCACGCTCCCCGCCACGGCTCCGGAGCCGGTGACGGACGGCGACAGCGTGGCCTACGTGATCTACACATCGGGCTCGACCGGCCGCCCCAAGGGGGTGCTGGTCGACCACGCGAGCCTCGGGAACCTCCTGGACGACTTCGCGTCCGAGTCGGAGTTCGGGGCGAGTGACCGGCTGCTCGCGCTGACCTCCCTCTCCTTCGACATCGCGGGACTGGAGCTCTGGCTGCCCCTGCTGACCGGGGGGACGCTGGTCATCGGGCCGCCGGGCGCCGGGGGCGACCCGGAACGGCTGCACGAGCTGCTCACCGACGAGGACATCACGGTGGTGCAGGCCACCCCGGCGACCTGGAAGCTCTACACCGCGTCCACCCGCGCCGCGCCGCCCGCGCTGCGGCAGATCTGGAGCGGTGGCGAGCACCTGCCGCACTCGCTCGCCCAGGCGCTGACCGCGCTGGGACCCGAGGTCCACAACCTCTACGGGCCGACGGAGACCACCATCTGGTCGACGCGTGCCGTGCTGCGGCGGCACGACTCCGTCACCGGCATCGGGCGGCCCCTCTCGAACACCAGCCTGTTCGTCATCGACGCCGCCGGCCGCCAGGTCCCCATGGGCCTGCCGGGGGAGCTGTGCATCGGCGGCGCGGGCCTGGCACTCGGCTACCTCGGCCGGCCCGAGCTGACCGCGGAGCGGTTCACCGCGGTCCAGGACGTGCCGGTGTACCGCACCGGAGACCTCGTCAGGTGGCGGTCCGACGGGAACCTGGAGTACCTCGGGCGCCTCGACGACCAGGTGAAGGTCCGTGGGCACCGCGTGGAGCCCGGGGAGGTCGACGCCGTGGCCGAGGCCTGCCCGGGCGTCCGCGACGCCTGCACGCTGGCCGTCACGACCTCCGCGGGGGAGGACCAGCTGGTCACGTTCGTGACGCCGCGGAGCGACGCGCGGTCCGGGGACTCCATGGACGACTGGCGCACGCTCTGGGAGACCACGTACGCCGAGGGCGAACCCGCCGCGGAGGACGACCTCAACCTGAAGGGCTGGCAGAGCAGCTACTCCAAGCAGCCGCTTCCCGAGGCGGACATGCGGGACTGGGTGGCACGGACCGTCGAGCGGATCTCCGGGACCGGTGCCCGTACCTTCGCGGAGATCGGCTGCGGCACCGGACTGCTGCTGCTGCGGCTGGCCCCCGCGGCCGACCGCTACCTGGGCGTCGACTTCTCCGCGAAAGCCGTCGGACACGTGGAGGACGCGGTCGTCCGCAGGGGCATCACCGACCGGGTGCGGCTGGTCACGGCGCCCGCCACGGAGATCGCCGGGGTGGCCGCCGGGGAACTCTTCGACTGCGTGGTGATCAACTCGGTCGCCCAGTACTTCCCCAGCCTGGACTACCTCTCGGAAGTACTGGCCGAGGCGAGCAGGATCGTCGCCCCCGGGGGCCATGTCTTCATCGGTGACCTGCGCAGTCTGCGGCTGGCGGAGGCCTTCCACGCCAGTGTGCTGCGGACGGACGAGCGGATACGGCCCGCGGAGCTGCGCGCCCTCGCCGCCCGGCACGCGCTGGAGGAGGACGAACTGCTCGTCGACCCCGGGTACTTCGCGCGGTTGCAGGACGAGCTGCCCGCGGTGACCGGGATCCAGGTGTCGCTCAAGACGTCCGGGTACGACAACGAGATGACCCGCTTCCGCTACGACGTCCTGCTCAGGATCGGTGGGGAGGCACCGGACCAGGCAGACCCCCGGGAGAGCCACGACTGGGACGGAACCGGCGGACTCGCGGGCCTGGAGGAACTGCTCGCCACGTCGGACGCGGCCGCCGTCGTCGTCGACGGCATCCCGAACGCCCGCGTCGCCCGCTTCGCCCGGCTCCTCACGGACGAGGAGACGCGGACGGACGAGGAGACGCGGTCGGACGAGGAGACGCCCCCGCCCCTCTGCTCGCCGGAGGAGATCGACGGGACGGCGGAGCGGCACGGGTGGCAGACGCATCACGCCTGGTCCCGGTGTCTTCCCGGAGAGGGGCGCATCCGGACGACCTTCACCCGCCGGGGCCGCGCGGAGGGCCGCTTCATCCACGAACGTCCCGCCGTCGACGGGCCGGTCGGCAACGACCCGAGGCAAGGAGCCCTGCTGCGGGTCCTCAAGCACAGCACGCGGGCCCACCTGCGCCAGGCCCTGCCCGAGTACATGGTGCCCAGCCGCGTCCTGACGCTGCCCGTGCTGCCACTGACCCCGAACGGCAAGACCGACCGGAACGCACTGAGGAGCATCGCCCGGCAGCAGACGTCGGGCACGGACCACGTCCCCCCGACGGGGCCGGTCCAGGACCTGCTGCACGAGACGTGGTGCGGAGTCCTGGGCGTCTCCCGGGTCAGTGTCGTGGAGAACATCTTCGACGCCGGCAGCACCTCTCTTCTGGTGGTGCGGGTACGCCAGGAGCTCCGCGACCGGCACGGCATCGACGTCCCGCTGACCGCCTTCTTCACCTACCCGACGATCTCGTCGCTGGCCGAGGTGCTGGAGCCGGAGCAGTCTGGACGTACCGCGGGGGAACGGGTCCCGAGCCCCCGCACGCGGAACGCGACGGCTGCCCGCCGCCGCAGCCACCGCCGCAACGAGGAGAGGCGCCGCTGA
- a CDS encoding DedA family protein, with amino-acid sequence MTTLALGPSWLDPDYLLNQFGLWGLLVIVFAESGLLIGFFLPGDSLLFTTGLLITTDKLDTPLWLACLLICIAAILGDQAGYLFGKKVGPSLFNRPDSKLFKQENVVKAHEFFEKYGPKSLVLARFVPIVRTFTPIIAGVSGMRYRSFLTFNIIGGVMWGAGVTLLGAWLGNIEFVHKNIEAILLLIVLISVVPIAIEFLRARSKSKKAAADEGTGAPGTPPAQQRGRHAKR; translated from the coding sequence GTGACGACGCTTGCGCTCGGACCAAGCTGGCTGGATCCGGATTACCTGCTCAACCAGTTCGGTCTCTGGGGCCTGCTGGTGATCGTCTTCGCCGAGTCGGGCCTGCTCATCGGCTTCTTCCTGCCCGGCGACTCGCTGCTGTTCACCACGGGTCTGCTGATCACCACGGACAAGCTGGACACCCCGCTGTGGCTGGCCTGCCTGCTGATCTGTATCGCCGCGATCCTCGGCGACCAGGCGGGTTACCTCTTCGGCAAGAAGGTCGGCCCGTCGCTCTTCAACCGCCCGGACTCCAAGCTGTTCAAGCAGGAGAACGTGGTCAAGGCCCACGAGTTCTTCGAGAAGTACGGGCCGAAGTCCCTGGTCCTGGCCCGCTTCGTGCCGATCGTGCGCACCTTCACGCCGATCATCGCCGGTGTCTCCGGCATGCGGTACCGCTCGTTCCTCACGTTCAACATCATCGGCGGCGTCATGTGGGGCGCGGGCGTCACCCTGCTCGGCGCCTGGCTCGGCAACATCGAGTTCGTGCACAAGAACATCGAGGCGATCCTCCTCCTGATCGTCCTCATCTCGGTGGTGCCGATCGCCATCGAGTTCCTGCGGGCGCGCAGCAAGTCCAAGAAGGCCGCGGCCGACGAGGGCACGGGCGCCCCGGGCACGCCCCCGGCCCAGCAGCGCGGCCGCCACGCCAAGCGCTGA
- a CDS encoding threonine/serine ThrE exporter family protein, protein MAEQEAEDRKPQSDESRSAFVQPSGVMAQPPAPEDESQTTSEFAVPTGFASPSSTTQETEKSAFTTPHTYTSRNAPQAFTPAQGIPLVKLTKDVPWQDQMRTMLRMPVTERPAPEPAQKQEDDTGPAVPRVLDLTLRIGELLLAGGEGAEDVEAAMFAVCRSYGLDRCEPNVTFTLLSISHQPSLVDDPVTASRTVRRRGTDYTRLAAVFHLVDDISDPELEISLEEAYRRLAGIRRNRHPYPGWALTAASGLLAGSASVLVGGGALVFLVAAVGAMLGDRLAWLCAGRGLPEFYQFVGAAMPPAGMGVALSFVHTEASMASAVITGGLFALIPGRALVAGVQDGLTGYYITAAARLLEVMYLIVGIVCGVLLVLSLGVMLDATNLTPETKFGVTSSRPVIQILASMALSLAFAILLQQERNTVLMVTLNGGIAWVMFGALAQTPLELSPVAATAVAAGLVGLFGQLFSRYRFASSLPYVTAAIGPLLPGSATYFGLLALAQNDLNTGMNSLTKAVATALAIAIGVNLGSEVSRLILKVPGAASAANRRAAKRTRGF, encoded by the coding sequence GTGGCCGAGCAGGAGGCCGAGGACCGCAAGCCGCAGTCGGACGAATCACGCAGTGCGTTCGTGCAGCCCAGCGGTGTGATGGCGCAGCCACCGGCCCCTGAGGACGAGTCGCAGACGACGTCCGAGTTCGCCGTTCCCACCGGTTTCGCGTCGCCGTCGTCGACGACGCAGGAGACCGAGAAGTCGGCGTTCACCACGCCGCACACCTACACCTCCCGCAACGCCCCGCAGGCCTTCACTCCCGCGCAGGGCATACCCCTGGTGAAGCTCACCAAGGACGTGCCGTGGCAGGACCAGATGCGCACGATGCTGCGCATGCCGGTCACCGAGCGGCCCGCTCCTGAGCCCGCGCAGAAGCAGGAGGACGACACCGGGCCCGCCGTGCCGCGCGTGCTCGACCTGACGCTGCGTATCGGTGAGCTGCTGCTCGCGGGCGGCGAGGGCGCCGAGGACGTGGAGGCGGCGATGTTCGCCGTCTGCCGCTCGTACGGCCTCGACCGCTGCGAGCCGAACGTGACGTTCACGCTCCTGTCGATCTCGCACCAGCCGTCCCTGGTGGACGACCCGGTCACGGCGTCAAGGACGGTGCGCAGGCGCGGCACCGACTACACGCGGCTCGCGGCGGTCTTCCACCTGGTGGACGACATCAGCGACCCGGAGCTCGAGATCTCCCTGGAGGAGGCCTACCGCCGGCTCGCGGGCATTCGGCGTAACCGTCACCCCTACCCCGGCTGGGCCCTCACGGCCGCCAGCGGGCTCCTCGCGGGCTCCGCTTCGGTCCTCGTGGGCGGTGGCGCGCTGGTCTTCCTGGTGGCCGCCGTGGGCGCGATGCTCGGCGACCGGCTCGCCTGGCTCTGCGCGGGGCGCGGGCTGCCGGAGTTCTACCAGTTCGTGGGCGCCGCGATGCCGCCCGCCGGGATGGGTGTGGCGCTCAGCTTCGTGCACACCGAGGCGTCCATGGCCTCGGCGGTGATCACGGGTGGGCTCTTCGCGCTGATCCCGGGGCGGGCCCTGGTGGCGGGCGTGCAGGACGGTCTGACCGGCTACTACATCACCGCGGCCGCGCGTCTCCTTGAGGTCATGTACCTCATCGTGGGCATCGTCTGCGGTGTGCTGCTCGTGCTGTCGCTCGGCGTCATGCTCGACGCGACGAACCTGACTCCGGAGACGAAGTTCGGCGTGACGTCGTCGCGGCCGGTCATCCAGATCCTGGCGTCGATGGCGCTGAGTCTGGCCTTCGCGATCCTGCTCCAGCAGGAACGTAACACCGTGCTGATGGTGACCCTCAACGGCGGCATCGCGTGGGTGATGTTCGGTGCGCTGGCGCAGACGCCGCTGGAGCTCTCGCCCGTCGCCGCGACGGCCGTCGCGGCCGGTCTGGTGGGTCTGTTCGGGCAGCTCTTCTCGCGGTACCGGTTCGCGTCCTCACTGCCGTACGTGACAGCCGCGATCGGTCCACTGCTGCCCGGTAGCGCGACGTACTTCGGGCTGCTCGCGCTGGCGCAGAACGACCTGAACACGGGCATGAACTCGCTCACCAAGGCCGTCGCGACGGCCCTGGCCATCGCGATCGGCGTGAACCTGGGGAGCGAGGTCTCCCGGCTGATCCTGAAGGTGCCGGGCGCGGCCTCGGCGGCGAACCGCCGCGCGGCCAAGCGGACGCGCGGCTTCTAG
- a CDS encoding inorganic diphosphatase, producing the protein MEFDVTIEIPKGSRNKYEVDHETGRIRLDRRLFTSTSYPADYGFVENTLGEDGDPLDALVILDEPTFPGCLIKCRAIGMFRMTDEAGGDDKLLCVPASDPRVEHLRDIHHVSEFDRLEIQHFFEVYKDLEPGKSVEGADWVGRTDAEAEIERSYKRFKDEGGH; encoded by the coding sequence GTGGAGTTCGACGTCACCATCGAGATTCCGAAGGGTTCGCGGAACAAGTACGAGGTGGACCACGAGACCGGCCGGATCCGTCTGGACCGTCGCCTCTTCACGTCGACCAGCTACCCCGCGGACTACGGATTCGTCGAGAACACCCTCGGCGAGGACGGTGACCCGCTGGACGCCCTGGTCATCCTGGACGAGCCGACCTTCCCGGGCTGCCTCATCAAGTGCCGCGCGATCGGCATGTTCCGGATGACCGACGAGGCGGGCGGCGACGACAAGCTGCTCTGCGTCCCGGCCTCCGACCCGCGCGTGGAGCACCTGCGCGACATTCACCACGTCTCCGAGTTCGACCGCCTGGAGATCCAGCACTTCTTCGAGGTCTACAAGGACCTGGAGCCCGGCAAGTCCGTCGAGGGTGCCGACTGGGTCGGCCGCACGGACGCCGAGGCCGAGATCGAGCGTTCGTACAAGCGCTTCAAGGACGAGGGCGGCCACTGA